The following are encoded together in the Kribbella sp. CA-293567 genome:
- the serC gene encoding phosphoserine transaminase, giving the protein MTSANPGNTVIIPAELKPADGRFGAGPSKVRPEALAALATEGARLLGTSHRQAPVKNLVARVQQGVSDLFQLPDGYQVVLGNGGSTAFWDIATFGLIREKSQHLSFGEFSSKFAKAAQLAPHLGEPTVIKADPGTRPAAAAEAGVDLYAWPHNETSTGVMAPIKRVEGADEGALVAIDATSGAGGLPVDLNEVDVYYFAPQKCFASDGGLWIALMSPAALARVEEITASGRWIPAFLDLATAVDNSSKNQTYNTPSLSTLFLMAEQTDWINSQGGLDWSVGRTTDSSNRLYTWAEKSDYATPYVEDADARSLVIGTIDLDDSIDAAAVAKVLRANGIVDTEPYRKLGRNQLRVAMFPAVDPDDVEKLTQAIDYTVEKLR; this is encoded by the coding sequence GTGACCAGCGCGAATCCAGGCAACACCGTAATCATCCCCGCAGAGCTCAAGCCCGCTGACGGCCGGTTCGGTGCCGGTCCGTCGAAGGTCCGGCCGGAGGCGCTCGCGGCCCTGGCGACCGAGGGCGCCAGGCTGCTCGGTACCTCGCACCGGCAGGCCCCGGTGAAGAACCTGGTGGCCCGCGTCCAGCAGGGCGTCTCCGACCTCTTCCAGCTGCCCGACGGCTACCAGGTCGTGCTCGGCAACGGCGGCTCGACCGCGTTCTGGGACATCGCCACCTTCGGCCTGATCCGGGAGAAGAGCCAGCACCTGAGCTTCGGCGAGTTCTCGTCCAAGTTCGCCAAGGCCGCGCAGCTGGCGCCGCATCTGGGTGAACCGACCGTGATCAAGGCCGACCCGGGCACCCGTCCGGCCGCGGCCGCCGAGGCCGGCGTCGACCTGTACGCCTGGCCGCACAACGAGACCTCCACCGGCGTGATGGCCCCGATCAAGCGGGTCGAGGGTGCCGACGAGGGTGCGCTGGTCGCGATCGACGCCACCTCCGGCGCCGGCGGCCTGCCGGTCGACCTCAACGAGGTCGACGTCTACTACTTCGCGCCGCAGAAGTGCTTCGCCTCCGACGGCGGCCTGTGGATCGCACTGATGTCGCCGGCCGCGCTGGCCCGGGTCGAGGAGATCACTGCCTCCGGCCGGTGGATCCCCGCCTTCCTGGACCTGGCCACGGCGGTCGACAACTCCAGCAAGAACCAGACCTACAACACGCCGTCGCTGTCGACGCTGTTCCTGATGGCCGAGCAGACGGACTGGATCAACAGCCAGGGCGGCCTCGACTGGAGCGTCGGCCGCACCACCGACTCCAGCAACCGGCTCTACACCTGGGCCGAGAAGTCCGACTACGCCACCCCGTACGTCGAGGACGCCGACGCCCGCTCGCTCGTCATCGGCACCATCGACCTGGACGACTCGATCGACGCCGCCGCGGTCGCCAAGGTGCTGCGCGCCAACGGCATCGTCGACACCGAGCCCTACCGCAAGCTCGGCCGCAACCAGCTTCGCGTCGCGATGTTCCCGGCCGTCGATCCCGACGACGTCGAGAAGCTCACCCAGGCGATCGACTACACGGTCGAGAAGCTCCGCTGA
- a CDS encoding citrate synthase 2, whose protein sequence is MSDPAASDRRAEVQHGLEGVVAFETQIAEPDKEGSALRYRGVDIEDLVGRVPFENVWGLLVDGAFTPGLPPAEPFPLPVHTGDVRVDVQSALAMLAPAWGLRQLYDIDDTQARDDLSRAAVMALSYVAQAARGIGQPMVPQREVDKASTITERFMIRWRGEPDPKHVKAVDAYWTSAAEHGMNASTFTARVIASTGADVAAALSGAVGAMSGPLHGGAPARVLTMIEGVEKSGDARSYVKGLLDAGERLMGFGHRVYRAEDPRARVLRRTAQELDAPRYEVAQALEQAALTELRERRPDRVLETNVEFWAAIVLDFAEVPPPMFTSMFTCARTAGWSAHVLEQKRTGRLIRPSAIYSGPSNRPATEIEGWNEKWA, encoded by the coding sequence ATGTCAGATCCAGCTGCATCAGATCGTCGGGCAGAGGTTCAGCACGGTCTCGAGGGCGTGGTCGCCTTCGAAACCCAGATCGCCGAGCCCGACAAGGAAGGGTCGGCACTTCGCTACCGCGGCGTCGACATCGAGGATCTGGTCGGCCGGGTGCCGTTCGAGAACGTCTGGGGCCTGCTCGTCGACGGCGCCTTCACGCCGGGTCTGCCGCCCGCCGAGCCGTTCCCGCTGCCCGTGCACACTGGTGATGTCCGGGTCGACGTCCAGTCCGCGCTGGCGATGCTCGCGCCGGCCTGGGGCCTGCGGCAGCTCTACGACATCGACGACACCCAGGCACGCGACGACCTGTCCCGCGCGGCGGTGATGGCGCTGTCGTACGTCGCCCAGGCCGCTCGGGGCATCGGGCAGCCGATGGTGCCGCAGCGTGAGGTGGACAAGGCGAGCACGATCACCGAGCGGTTCATGATCCGCTGGCGCGGCGAGCCCGACCCCAAGCACGTCAAGGCTGTCGACGCCTACTGGACCTCGGCCGCCGAGCACGGGATGAACGCCTCGACCTTCACCGCCCGGGTGATCGCCTCCACCGGCGCCGACGTGGCCGCGGCCCTGTCCGGGGCCGTCGGCGCGATGTCGGGTCCGCTGCACGGTGGCGCGCCGGCCCGGGTGCTGACGATGATCGAGGGCGTCGAGAAGAGCGGTGACGCCCGCTCGTACGTGAAGGGTCTGCTGGACGCCGGCGAGCGGCTGATGGGTTTCGGGCACCGGGTGTACCGGGCCGAGGATCCCCGGGCGCGGGTGCTTCGGCGGACGGCGCAGGAGCTGGACGCCCCGCGGTACGAGGTTGCCCAGGCACTGGAGCAGGCAGCACTGACCGAGCTGCGCGAGCGCCGGCCGGACCGGGTATTGGAGACCAACGTCGAGTTCTGGGCCGCGATCGTGCTGGACTTCGCCGAGGTCCCGCCGCCGATGTTCACCTCGATGTTCACCTGCGCGCGAACCGCGGGCTGGAGCGCGCACGTGCTGGAGCAGAAGCGCACCGGACGGCTGATCCGCCCGTCCGCGATCTACTCGGGACCGTCGAACCGTCCGGCCACCGAGATCGAGGGCTGGAACGAGAAGTGGGCCTGA
- a CDS encoding SPFH domain-containing protein — MAKLGNATAVKNAGSGAKGKVIGIAIAIVVLVIILFNIFNFASTDANKIGLHYGGGVIEDKKFKSIITPGSTNKMIGPGDTVYAYPIDQRSYIIGGAGADTENADEVTVVSKDNVRLGVRVQVYFTLNRSQAVIQSFHERIGLKTEAYEDRGWNAMLQSYFRPQIDRALAAVGTNYAWAELYNNEAKKAAFQTAAAKEFTRLLPAAVGGDYFCGPSYNGTNGCGELSFTIQKPTPLDKGIIDGLEAKQRADLARQAQVQKNEQVNVELQSVKQQVAMLGANGYLLKSAIESGKIQFMVIPQNGNVSIPVPTPVQTPR, encoded by the coding sequence ATGGCCAAGCTGGGGAACGCGACCGCAGTCAAGAACGCGGGGAGCGGCGCGAAGGGCAAAGTGATCGGGATCGCGATCGCGATCGTGGTGCTGGTGATCATCTTGTTCAACATCTTCAACTTCGCCAGCACCGACGCGAACAAGATCGGGCTGCACTACGGCGGCGGCGTGATCGAGGACAAGAAGTTCAAGTCGATCATCACGCCCGGCTCCACGAACAAGATGATCGGCCCCGGCGACACGGTCTACGCCTACCCGATCGACCAGCGGTCCTACATCATCGGCGGCGCCGGCGCGGACACCGAGAACGCCGACGAGGTCACCGTGGTCAGCAAGGACAACGTCCGGCTCGGTGTCCGGGTGCAGGTCTACTTCACGCTGAACCGCAGCCAGGCCGTGATTCAGTCCTTCCACGAGCGGATCGGGCTGAAGACCGAGGCCTACGAGGACCGCGGCTGGAACGCCATGCTGCAGTCGTACTTCCGGCCGCAGATCGATCGCGCGCTCGCCGCCGTCGGGACCAACTACGCCTGGGCCGAGCTCTACAACAACGAGGCCAAGAAGGCCGCCTTCCAGACGGCCGCGGCCAAGGAGTTCACCCGGCTGCTGCCGGCCGCCGTCGGTGGCGACTACTTCTGCGGCCCGTCGTACAACGGCACCAACGGGTGTGGCGAGCTTTCCTTCACCATCCAGAAGCCGACCCCGCTGGACAAGGGCATCATCGACGGGCTGGAGGCCAAGCAGCGTGCGGATCTGGCCCGGCAGGCCCAGGTGCAGAAGAACGAGCAGGTCAACGTCGAGCTGCAGTCGGTCAAGCAGCAGGTCGCGATGCTCGGTGCGAACGGCTACCTGCTGAAATCCGCGATCGAGTCGGGCAAGATCCAGTTCATGGTGATCCCGCAGAACGGCAACGTCAGCATCCCGGTCCCGACCCCGGTCCAGACCCCCCGCTGA
- a CDS encoding TetR family transcriptional regulator, translating into METPAESTRERLLNIAEQRFGEGGYEGTSLRAITVAAAANIAAVNYHFGSKEALLRAAVARAMAPVNTERRRRLDQLEAKGDPSAEQLIRAFIEPGLDLVLRRGERGPVVARFIGRVAFDPSRRIRELYAAESDPVEARYLAALQLALPRAAPESVAFGYVNMLGLLALHQSQALTRAPGLEPEDIDGGEDPGKLAENLIAFLVAAFDRGLRA; encoded by the coding sequence GTGGAAACACCCGCGGAATCAACCCGGGAAAGGCTGCTCAACATCGCCGAGCAGAGGTTCGGTGAGGGTGGTTACGAAGGAACCTCGCTGCGCGCGATCACGGTCGCCGCAGCCGCGAATATCGCCGCGGTGAACTATCACTTCGGCTCGAAGGAAGCGTTGCTGCGGGCCGCGGTGGCGCGTGCGATGGCCCCGGTCAACACCGAGCGCCGCCGCCGGCTGGACCAGCTGGAGGCGAAGGGGGACCCGAGCGCGGAGCAACTGATCCGTGCCTTCATCGAGCCCGGCCTCGACCTGGTGCTGCGCCGTGGTGAACGCGGACCGGTGGTGGCGAGATTCATCGGGCGGGTCGCGTTCGACCCGAGCCGGCGGATCCGCGAGCTGTACGCGGCCGAGTCCGATCCGGTGGAGGCTCGCTACCTGGCCGCGCTGCAGCTCGCCCTGCCCAGGGCGGCGCCGGAGTCGGTGGCGTTCGGCTACGTCAACATGCTCGGACTGCTCGCGTTGCACCAGTCGCAGGCGCTCACCAGGGCGCCGGGGCTGGAGCCCGAGGACATCGACGGCGGTGAGGATCCGGGCAAGCTGGCGGAGAATCTGATCGCCTTTCTGGTCGCCGCTTTCGACCGGGGACTGCGCGCCTGA
- a CDS encoding CGNR zinc finger domain-containing protein, whose protein sequence is MSALPSHLELVQGVVLPKPVGADPVLNFLNTRSDFDGRGPAANEWLTSYEALVIWSGYVGLLADASVFRLIEQASVKPTDATRRLDAAREFRADLYDVLTDEAATGSFDAVARAVGRSTARRQLSAVPADGIGVRATWELPEDLGLPLDQLALLAAELLTGTSRDHIRLCPGDNCGWLFLDPRGRRRWCSMATCGNRAKVRAHAARTR, encoded by the coding sequence GTGTCCGCGCTCCCGTCCCATCTCGAGCTGGTCCAGGGCGTCGTGCTGCCCAAACCGGTCGGTGCCGATCCGGTCCTGAACTTCCTCAACACCCGCTCGGACTTCGACGGCCGTGGTCCGGCGGCGAACGAGTGGCTCACCTCGTACGAGGCCTTGGTGATCTGGAGCGGGTACGTCGGACTGCTGGCCGACGCGAGCGTCTTCCGGCTGATCGAGCAGGCCTCGGTCAAGCCGACCGACGCGACTCGGCGGCTGGACGCGGCGCGGGAGTTCCGCGCCGACCTGTACGACGTACTGACGGACGAGGCGGCCACTGGTTCGTTCGACGCTGTCGCCCGGGCGGTGGGTCGTTCCACCGCCCGGCGGCAGCTCAGCGCCGTACCGGCTGACGGTATCGGCGTCCGGGCGACGTGGGAGCTCCCCGAGGATCTGGGGCTCCCGCTGGACCAGCTGGCCTTGCTGGCCGCGGAGTTGCTCACCGGCACTTCCAGAGACCACATCCGGCTCTGTCCCGGCGACAACTGCGGCTGGCTCTTCCTCGACCCGAGAGGCCGCCGCCGCTGGTGCTCGATGGCTACCTGCGGCAACCGCGCCAAAGTGCGGGCCCACGCGGCCCGTACGCGCTGA
- a CDS encoding class I SAM-dependent methyltransferase, which yields MQAEQEADERADDAGEESVARAAVRAALLEPGGLVRAVGSGRRRGAEAPRYQRVELRYVDLKGTRHLQVTEYDERQAHTRNAGAEAADSVVDELLGTPYGNWHVETTTETLRLRYTKKGKSLLHRQAEQHEQQTSHDRTKQRMLDPGAPFLIELGISDHLGRVKPSRQSKYKQIDEFCKLLLPSLEEALSAGRIETGRPLQVVDLGCGNAYLTLAAYHLLTAAGHDVRMTGIDRTPAARERNTKRVASLGWQDRFRFVDANIADAELEVRPDVVLALHACDTATDDALARAVGWDAPLILAAPCCHHDIQKQLKSVEPPAPYALLTRYGIVRERFADVLTDSLRAAVLRQVGYRVEVVQFVDSEHTPRNLLLRAARTGAAAGPQVRAEYEALTGEWQVTPHLATLILDPDREAVL from the coding sequence ATGCAGGCTGAGCAGGAAGCGGATGAGCGGGCGGACGACGCGGGCGAGGAGTCTGTCGCGCGGGCCGCGGTTCGGGCTGCGTTGCTGGAGCCCGGCGGGCTGGTTCGGGCGGTCGGATCCGGGCGGCGGCGGGGCGCGGAAGCCCCGCGGTACCAGCGGGTGGAGTTGCGGTATGTCGACCTGAAGGGCACCCGGCATCTGCAGGTCACGGAGTACGACGAGCGCCAGGCGCACACCCGCAACGCGGGGGCCGAGGCCGCCGACTCGGTGGTGGACGAACTGCTCGGCACGCCGTACGGGAACTGGCATGTCGAGACGACCACCGAGACGCTGCGCCTGCGGTACACCAAGAAGGGCAAGTCGCTGCTGCACCGGCAGGCCGAGCAGCACGAGCAGCAGACCTCGCACGACCGGACCAAGCAGCGGATGCTCGACCCCGGCGCGCCGTTCCTGATCGAGCTGGGCATCAGCGACCATCTCGGCCGGGTGAAGCCGTCGCGGCAGTCGAAGTACAAGCAGATCGACGAGTTCTGCAAGCTGTTGCTGCCGTCGCTGGAAGAGGCGTTGTCGGCAGGCCGGATCGAGACGGGCCGGCCGCTGCAGGTGGTCGACCTCGGCTGTGGCAACGCCTACCTCACCCTGGCGGCGTATCACCTGCTCACGGCGGCCGGGCACGACGTGCGGATGACCGGCATCGATCGCACTCCGGCGGCGCGCGAGCGGAACACCAAGCGGGTCGCGTCGCTCGGCTGGCAGGACCGGTTCCGGTTCGTCGACGCGAACATCGCCGACGCCGAGCTCGAGGTCCGGCCGGATGTCGTGCTCGCGTTGCACGCCTGCGACACGGCGACCGACGACGCGCTGGCCCGGGCGGTCGGCTGGGACGCTCCGCTGATCCTGGCGGCCCCGTGCTGTCACCATGACATCCAGAAGCAGCTCAAGAGCGTCGAACCACCGGCGCCTTACGCGCTTCTCACCAGATATGGCATCGTTCGGGAGCGGTTCGCCGATGTTCTGACGGATTCACTCCGGGCAGCGGTGCTCCGACAGGTCGGCTACCGGGTAGAGGTGGTGCAGTTCGTGGACAGTGAGCACACTCCGCGCAACCTGCTGCTCCGCGCTGCCCGGACGGGGGCGGCCGCCGGCCCGCAGGTCCGCGCCGAGTACGAGGCGCTGACCGGCGAGTGGCAGGTCACGCCACACCTGGCGACGCTGATTCTTGATCCCGACCGCGAGGCGGTGCTTTGA
- the pdxH gene encoding pyridoxamine 5'-phosphate oxidase, with protein MDLGEMRETYGLGELLEDQVDADPVQQFGIWLAQAAEAGLHEPNAMVLATVDPGGRPSARTVLLKGLDERGFVFYTNQQSRKADDLAANPACALVFPWHAMERQVRVEGVASKVPSAEVDAYFAARPRGSQLGAWASQQSQPVDSREELDLQYASYERQWPEGTEIATPYFWGGYRIEPVAFEFWQGRVGRLHDRLQYKRSGDSWQLQRLQP; from the coding sequence GTGGACCTTGGAGAGATGCGGGAGACGTACGGCCTGGGGGAGTTGCTCGAGGACCAGGTGGACGCCGATCCGGTGCAGCAGTTCGGGATCTGGCTGGCGCAGGCAGCCGAGGCGGGCCTGCACGAGCCCAACGCGATGGTGCTGGCGACGGTCGACCCCGGCGGCAGGCCGTCGGCGCGGACCGTGCTGCTGAAGGGCCTCGACGAGCGCGGCTTCGTCTTCTACACCAACCAGCAGTCCCGCAAGGCCGACGACCTCGCCGCCAACCCGGCCTGCGCGCTGGTCTTCCCCTGGCACGCGATGGAACGCCAGGTCCGGGTCGAGGGCGTCGCGAGCAAGGTGCCCTCCGCGGAGGTCGACGCGTACTTCGCCGCTCGCCCGCGCGGCTCCCAGCTGGGCGCCTGGGCCTCGCAGCAGAGCCAGCCGGTCGACTCCCGCGAGGAGCTGGACCTGCAGTACGCGTCGTACGAGCGGCAGTGGCCGGAGGGCACCGAGATCGCCACGCCGTACTTCTGGGGCGGCTACCGGATCGAGCCCGTGGCCTTCGAGTTCTGGCAGGGCCGCGTCGGGCGTCTCCACGATCGGTTGCAGTACAAGCGGTCGGGCGATTCCTGGCAGCTCCAACGCCTTCAGCCCTGA
- the nagA gene encoding N-acetylglucosamine-6-phosphate deacetylase — protein sequence MTTYRVARLVTPDDVLHNAWLQVVDGDIHSFGRRSEGMPADGQRPVDLGDTTVVPGFVDIHTHGGGGSTYSTTDPEEARKVAAFHAKHGTTTTMASLVTGPLDELVSQTACLADLVTDGVIAGVHLEGPFLSAARCGAHEPTLLRDPVEGDVAKVLGDAVKMVTIAPELPSGLNAIRQVVDAGVVAALGHTDATYEQMIEGADAGATVATHLFNGMRPFHHRDPGPVGAALNDPRLLLEVINDGMHLDPQVVRVALAAAGVNRIALITDAMVATGMPNGRYLLGSLEVDVEDGLATLAHGSHSIAGSTLTMDVAYRNAVKAGVSLVDASRMASTTPAEAFGWYTVGGIETGKRADLVVLDEDYQVQKVMRGGSWLD from the coding sequence ATGACGACGTACCGGGTGGCCCGACTGGTCACTCCCGACGATGTTCTGCACAACGCCTGGCTGCAGGTGGTCGACGGTGACATCCACTCCTTCGGCCGGCGCTCCGAGGGGATGCCCGCGGACGGTCAGCGGCCGGTCGACCTCGGTGACACGACCGTCGTACCGGGGTTCGTCGACATCCACACCCACGGCGGTGGCGGCTCGACGTACTCGACCACCGATCCCGAGGAGGCGCGCAAGGTCGCTGCCTTCCATGCCAAGCACGGCACCACGACGACGATGGCGAGCCTCGTCACCGGGCCGCTGGACGAGCTGGTCTCGCAGACGGCCTGCCTCGCGGACCTCGTCACCGACGGCGTGATCGCCGGCGTGCACCTGGAAGGACCGTTCCTGTCGGCCGCGCGGTGCGGGGCGCACGAGCCCACGCTGCTGCGCGATCCGGTCGAGGGCGACGTGGCCAAGGTGCTCGGTGACGCGGTGAAGATGGTGACGATCGCGCCGGAGCTGCCGAGCGGCCTGAACGCGATCCGCCAGGTCGTCGACGCCGGGGTGGTGGCGGCGCTCGGGCACACCGACGCGACGTACGAGCAGATGATCGAGGGGGCCGACGCCGGGGCGACCGTGGCGACGCACCTCTTCAACGGGATGCGGCCGTTCCACCACCGCGATCCCGGGCCGGTGGGTGCGGCGCTGAACGACCCGCGGCTGCTGCTCGAGGTGATCAACGACGGCATGCATCTCGACCCGCAGGTGGTCCGGGTCGCGCTGGCCGCGGCGGGTGTGAACCGGATCGCCCTGATCACCGACGCGATGGTCGCCACCGGGATGCCCAACGGGCGGTACCTGCTCGGCAGTCTCGAAGTGGATGTGGAGGACGGGCTCGCCACGCTCGCGCACGGCTCACACTCGATCGCCGGCAGCACGCTGACGATGGATGTTGCCTACCGCAACGCGGTGAAGGCCGGGGTGTCCCTGGTCGACGCGTCGCGGATGGCGTCGACGACTCCGGCCGAGGCGTTCGGCTGGTACACCGTCGGCGGGATCGAGACAGGCAAGCGGGCCGACCTGGTCGTGCTGGACGAGGACTACCAGGTCCAGAAGGTGATGCGGGGCGGGTCGTGGCTGGACTGA
- a CDS encoding acyltransferase — translation MTSSESRPSAHRLDFLPWEYAGGASGAERQRQAERQSELSGTVQFAADTFVAESAAVFCDVLRLGERSYVAAHAYLTGEISIGADSTINPFAVVRGRITLGDGVRIGAHTSLLAFNHGTAPDQPIHRQPHTSQGITVGDDVWIGSNALILDGVTIGSHSIVGAGAVVTKNVDEWSVVAGNPARKLRDRRTPRATMAPTATASLSARAAALASKARHQAVELLDRCFDGERFTDRPGLGDEPIRPWCDAIEISDLLLRRTPPGHSATDLVERLRGAEISVLEGQGSYHVLCVGYALQLLGSGFEQPIPLDLTTDRYDALPWARNAWSAGAAIDSVGTAIAWNLDHRSDSGRLFELFGWLTARADPSTGMWGQPHPDDGWLQVVNGFYRLTRGTYAQYGLPLPYPEAAIRTLLAHSQDHRVFTGDGFNACNVLDVIHPLWLAGKQTEFGRADGRRWAERMLDAILDRWVDGAGFAFAPDGTDDRAVPGLQGTEMWLAIIWLLTDYLGFSDVLGYRPRGVHRPEPLIAVPKPA, via the coding sequence ATGACGTCGTCCGAGTCACGTCCCAGCGCCCACCGCCTCGACTTCCTGCCTTGGGAGTACGCCGGAGGCGCGTCGGGGGCGGAGCGGCAACGCCAGGCAGAGCGGCAGTCGGAGCTGTCCGGCACGGTGCAGTTCGCCGCTGACACGTTCGTCGCGGAGAGCGCCGCGGTGTTCTGCGACGTACTGCGGCTGGGGGAGCGCTCGTACGTCGCGGCCCACGCCTACCTGACCGGCGAGATCTCGATCGGCGCCGACTCGACCATCAACCCGTTCGCCGTCGTCCGTGGCCGGATCACTCTCGGCGACGGCGTCCGGATCGGCGCCCACACCTCCTTGCTCGCCTTCAACCACGGCACCGCGCCCGACCAGCCGATCCACCGCCAGCCTCATACCTCGCAGGGCATCACCGTCGGCGACGACGTCTGGATCGGCTCCAACGCCCTGATCCTCGACGGCGTCACCATCGGCTCCCACAGCATCGTCGGCGCCGGCGCGGTGGTCACCAAGAACGTCGACGAGTGGTCGGTCGTCGCCGGCAACCCGGCCCGAAAACTCCGCGACCGCCGCACTCCTCGCGCCACCATGGCACCCACCGCGACCGCTTCCCTGTCCGCCAGGGCAGCCGCGTTGGCGAGCAAAGCCCGGCACCAGGCAGTCGAACTGCTCGACAGATGTTTCGACGGCGAACGGTTCACGGACCGGCCCGGTCTCGGGGACGAGCCGATCCGCCCATGGTGCGACGCCATCGAGATCTCCGACCTGCTGCTCCGGCGTACTCCGCCTGGCCACTCGGCCACCGATCTGGTCGAGCGCCTGCGCGGCGCCGAAATCTCCGTCCTGGAAGGCCAGGGCAGCTACCACGTCCTCTGTGTCGGCTATGCCCTCCAGCTGCTCGGCAGTGGCTTCGAGCAACCAATCCCGCTGGACCTCACCACGGACCGGTACGACGCGTTGCCTTGGGCAAGAAATGCCTGGAGCGCGGGTGCCGCGATCGACTCCGTCGGCACGGCGATCGCCTGGAACCTCGACCACCGAAGCGATTCCGGTCGTCTCTTCGAACTCTTCGGCTGGTTGACGGCCCGCGCCGACCCGAGCACCGGGATGTGGGGGCAACCACACCCTGACGACGGCTGGCTGCAGGTCGTCAACGGCTTCTACCGCCTGACCCGTGGCACCTACGCGCAGTACGGGCTGCCGCTGCCCTATCCGGAAGCGGCGATCCGGACCCTCCTCGCTCATTCGCAGGACCACCGCGTCTTCACCGGTGACGGCTTCAACGCCTGCAACGTGCTCGACGTGATCCATCCGCTCTGGCTGGCCGGCAAGCAGACCGAGTTCGGCCGCGCGGACGGCCGCCGCTGGGCCGAGCGCATGCTGGACGCCATCCTGGACCGCTGGGTGGACGGTGCCGGTTTCGCGTTCGCTCCCGACGGCACGGACGACCGGGCGGTCCCCGGCCTGCAGGGCACCGAGATGTGGCTGGCCATCATCTGGCTGCTCACCGACTACCTGGGGTTCTCCGACGTCCTCGGCTACCGCCCCCGCGGAGTACACCGCCCGGAGCCGCTCATCGCGGTACCGAAGCCGGCCTGA
- a CDS encoding ROK family protein, with protein sequence MDPCEVVVAVDLGGTRMKCGLVAADGAVLHRETRPTPREAGGRAVLAALLATVVELAQKAAAEGHRVRAVGVVVPGIIDADSGEVSAENLAWVRTPVLAELRAAVGPGQQVVLAHDVRAGGYAEFRQGALRGTTNSLFLPLGTGIAAAMVVDGSLVSGDGYAGELGHTRFVHGSAAEQCACGQWGCLETVASAAALARRYAVRTGRVVDGAREVLELLAQGDADAAVVWREALAALVDSMVLYTTLVAPTRIAIGGGLVGAGETLLAPLREGVHARLTFQREPEIVAAVLGEEAGMLGAALMAWDRVAADESGEETR encoded by the coding sequence GTGGACCCCTGTGAAGTCGTGGTTGCCGTCGATCTCGGTGGAACCCGGATGAAATGCGGCCTGGTCGCCGCCGACGGTGCCGTGCTGCACCGGGAGACCAGGCCGACACCGCGCGAGGCCGGGGGCCGTGCAGTGCTCGCCGCGCTGCTCGCGACCGTGGTGGAGCTGGCCCAGAAGGCTGCTGCCGAAGGCCATCGCGTCCGGGCGGTCGGCGTCGTCGTACCGGGCATCATCGACGCGGACAGCGGTGAGGTCAGTGCCGAGAACCTGGCCTGGGTCCGTACGCCGGTGCTCGCCGAACTGCGCGCCGCGGTCGGACCGGGCCAGCAGGTCGTGCTGGCTCACGACGTCCGCGCGGGTGGCTACGCCGAGTTCCGGCAAGGAGCCCTCCGAGGTACGACGAACTCGCTTTTCCTGCCGCTCGGCACCGGAATCGCCGCCGCGATGGTGGTCGACGGTTCGCTGGTCAGCGGCGATGGTTACGCCGGTGAGCTCGGCCACACCCGGTTCGTCCACGGCAGCGCCGCCGAGCAGTGCGCGTGCGGGCAGTGGGGCTGCCTCGAAACGGTCGCTTCGGCCGCCGCGCTCGCCCGCCGGTACGCCGTCCGCACCGGTCGCGTGGTCGACGGAGCGCGGGAGGTGCTCGAGTTGCTGGCGCAGGGCGACGCCGACGCCGCGGTGGTCTGGCGCGAAGCGCTGGCCGCGCTGGTCGACTCGATGGTTCTCTACACCACCCTGGTCGCGCCGACGCGGATCGCGATCGGCGGCGGACTGGTCGGGGCCGGCGAGACCCTGCTCGCCCCGCTGCGCGAAGGCGTGCACGCGCGACTGACCTTCCAGCGCGAACCGGAGATCGTGGCCGCCGTTCTGGGCGAGGAGGCCGGCATGCTCGGCGCCGCCCTGATGGCCTGGGACCGAGTGGCTGCCGACGAGAGCGGAGAAGAGACGCGATGA